DNA from Cytophagia bacterium CHB2:
GTTGCGTTTTCCGAGGTTGATCCGGACAAACAGTTCCGCTTTCTGCAAGAGATCTACAATCGCCACGACAAGAATTTGAGCGAATTTCTGGTAAGCGAACTCACACAATTCACCCTGCTTTTTCCGGAAAGTGAAAGAACGCCGGAGGCGCAATACTTGATCGGGAAAGTCCATCAGGAAAAAGGCAATAAAATGGCGGCGTTTGCGGCATTCTTGAAAACGGTATATCTCTATCCCGGTACGACCTGGAAGGATGAGAGCGCAAAAGAAGCCCGTAAAATCGTCATGGAGGAAGGCGCCTTCAAAGACACCCGGACGTCATTGCTGGCGGCCTGGAGAGTCCGGGCGCCGGCGCAACGCCTGCAGAACGCTATTACGATTATCTCAAATTAGCCGCCACGATTGGACGCGCAGAGTTATGCCCGGAGTTCATTGCCGATACCCGCATGTTTGTCTCGCGATTTCCCGAGGAAACGAGATTGGACGACGTTTGGCGCTGGCAGGCGGATTTTTATGCGCTGCAAGGCGAGCACCGCGAAGCGAACCTGAGCTATCTGCGCCTGGATTATTGCTGCCCGGAAAGCCCGCATCTGCCTTATGCGCGTTACACGCGCGGCATGCTTCTCTCGAAAAATCTTGGCGATCACAAACAAGCGCTGGAGGTATTGGCGCAAGTTGTCGCAAATCATCCGCAAAGCGAATTTGCCGCAGCCGCGTTGTTTAGCATGGCGGAGATCAAACAAGACAAGACGAAAGATTATGCCGGGGCGCTGGCGGATTATCGCAAATTCGCCGACACAGATCAGGACAGCATAAAAACAGCCGCGGCGCTGCTGGCGATTGCTGAAATCAACGCGAATAATCTAAAAGATTACACCGCCGCAATTGCCGCATACCATGAAATTGTCGAGAAACACGGAGGCAACAACCGCGGCCCGCAAGCGCTCGAAAAAGCCGGAGATCTTTACAAAGACAAACTGAACGATCCCGCAAAAGCCGCAGAACATTACGCCGCGATTGCGGAGCAATATCCTTATGATGACAAAGCCACGGATATGCTCTTGAAGGCCGGCGCTGTGATGGAAGACAAGGCCAAGGACTACAAGAAAGCCATCGAATATTACAGCATCATTCTCGAAAAATTTCCCAATCACAAGAACGCGAATGAGGCCAGAAAACGCATCGAAAAAGCGCAAAGCAAAACCGGCGAATGATGATGAGGATTCTGTTCATGTCGCGGAGCGGCAGCCGGGTTCGGGGCAAATCGCGCAGACATGGTTAGC
Protein-coding regions in this window:
- a CDS encoding tetratricopeptide repeat protein; its protein translation is MFVSRFPEETRLDDVWRWQADFYALQGEHREANLSYLRLDYCCPESPHLPYARYTRGMLLSKNLGDHKQALEVLAQVVANHPQSEFAAAALFSMAEIKQDKTKDYAGALADYRKFADTDQDSIKTAAALLAIAEINANNLKDYTAAIAAYHEIVEKHGGNNRGPQALEKAGDLYKDKLNDPAKAAEHYAAIAEQYPYDDKATDMLLKAGAVMEDKAKDYKKAIEYYSIILEKFPNHKNANEARKRIEKAQSKTGE